The following proteins are co-located in the Acidobacteriota bacterium genome:
- a CDS encoding PIG-L family deacetylase, giving the protein MKALSASIALLAVLSLPSVRTMAQAPQPAPLRVIAFGAHPDDAELKVAGTASLWAAQGAKVKLVAMTNGDIGHFEQAGGPLAKRRLTEVQQCARGFGTEVATMDIHDGELVPSLDNRRMMSRLIREWQADIVLGHRPYDYHPDHRYVGRLMDDSAVVVVAPFWVPDTPPTPRNPVFMYYQDDFKRPYPFQPDIVVSIDAVAEKKWACITAMSSQFGDADSWQARTRPNIPRNEADRQAALLEGVKQRNEAVANQYRQQLIALYGEQRGRAVKYAEAFELGQYGRQPSMEELRKMFPLP; this is encoded by the coding sequence ATGAAAGCCCTCTCGGCATCCATCGCGCTGCTTGCCGTCCTGTCGCTTCCGTCGGTCCGCACCATGGCCCAGGCGCCGCAGCCGGCGCCGCTGCGCGTCATCGCGTTCGGCGCGCACCCGGACGATGCCGAGCTGAAAGTGGCCGGCACGGCGTCGCTCTGGGCGGCGCAGGGCGCCAAGGTGAAGCTCGTAGCGATGACCAACGGCGACATCGGCCACTTCGAGCAGGCCGGCGGCCCGCTCGCCAAGCGGCGCCTCACGGAAGTGCAGCAGTGCGCGCGCGGGTTCGGCACCGAGGTGGCCACGATGGACATCCACGACGGCGAGCTCGTGCCCTCGCTGGACAACCGCCGGATGATGTCGCGGCTCATCCGCGAGTGGCAGGCCGACATCGTCCTCGGCCACCGGCCCTACGACTATCATCCCGACCATCGCTACGTCGGCAGGCTGATGGACGACTCGGCGGTCGTCGTGGTCGCGCCGTTCTGGGTACCGGACACGCCGCCGACGCCGCGCAACCCCGTGTTCATGTACTACCAGGACGACTTCAAGCGCCCCTATCCGTTCCAGCCCGACATCGTGGTGTCGATCGATGCGGTCGCCGAGAAGAAGTGGGCGTGCATCACGGCCATGTCGTCGCAGTTCGGCGATGCGGACTCGTGGCAGGCGCGCACGCGTCCGAACATCCCGCGCAACGAGGCCGATCGCCAGGCCGCCCTGCTCGAAGGCGTCAAGCAGCGCAACGAAGCGGTCGCGAACCAGTACCGGCAGCAGTTGATCGCGCTCTACGGCGAGCAGCGCGGCCGCGCGGTGAAGTACGCCGAGGCATTCGAGCTGGGCCAGTACGGCCGCCAGCCCTCGATGGAGGAGCTGCGGAAGATGTTCCCGCTGCCGTGA
- a CDS encoding response regulator transcription factor produces MRVLLADDHSIVRRGLRGLLEEAGYTVVAEAADGLEAVRLAEDVRPDLAILDVGMPKLNGIDVAARMQKLDRPPGVIMLSMHADESYIIRALEAGARGYLLKTAADEDLLPAVRAVATGKPFFSPAVAGVLIEDYVRRLHSRGLTDSYHLLTDREKEVLQLLAEGRTNKEVATELNLGLSTVETHRANLMQKLNLHNTAEIVLYAVRKGVIA; encoded by the coding sequence TTGCGAGTGCTGCTAGCTGACGACCACAGCATCGTGCGCCGCGGCCTGCGCGGGCTGCTCGAAGAAGCCGGGTACACCGTGGTGGCGGAGGCCGCCGATGGCCTCGAGGCCGTCCGCCTCGCCGAAGACGTCCGGCCGGACCTGGCCATCCTCGACGTCGGGATGCCGAAGCTCAACGGCATCGACGTCGCCGCGCGGATGCAGAAGCTCGACCGTCCGCCCGGCGTGATCATGCTCAGCATGCACGCCGACGAGTCCTACATCATTCGGGCGCTCGAGGCCGGCGCGCGCGGCTACCTCCTGAAGACCGCCGCCGACGAGGATCTGCTGCCCGCGGTGCGCGCGGTCGCGACGGGCAAACCGTTCTTCAGCCCCGCCGTCGCCGGCGTGCTGATCGAGGACTATGTCCGCCGCCTCCATTCACGCGGGCTCACCGACTCGTACCACCTGCTGACCGATCGCGAGAAGGAAGTGCTGCAACTGCTCGCCGAAGGCCGGACCAACAAGGAGGTGGCCACCGAGCTGAACCTCGGGCTCTCGACCGTCGAGACGCATCGGGCGAACCTGATGCAGAAGCTCAACCTGCACAACACCGCCGAGATCGTGCTCTACGCGGTGCGCAAGGGCGTCATCGCCTGA